CGCTGCCCGCATCCAGGTTATGCACCGCACAGCTGACGAAGAGTGATTTTGGCCTAAAAACCACCACAAACATCAAACAGCTACTTTATATTAATCTTTATTAATAAAAGACTTAACCCCTGCGTATCCAATGTGATACACAGGGGTTTTTCATTTCTTTATACCCTGGCAAACCAGTGGCAAAAAAGGCCTAATCCGCTAGAATATGATGATAGCTCCTTTGGCTTGGTCTTTGCAAACAGGCTCCCCTCTAGACCCAAGCTCTGAACACTGTTGAAGTGTAACGATTGTTGTGTATCAGACATTTCCTAGCATCATGCAATTTCAAATACGAGTAGCCTGCATCGTAATTCTCGGCTGGCTATTGCCCCACGTGTCGTATGGACAAGCCTGCTACCTGCAGCAAGATTGTGGGCCCGGCTCACTTTGTTCTGGTTCAGGCACCTGCCAACCAATCCGGTCATTATTAGACACGGGTTCGAATACCGTTTATTGGGTAGACCAGCAGAGCGGTAACGACGCCAATTCTGGCACTGAAGCTCAGCCATTCAAATCTATCTCCCGCGCCATGCAGGCAAACACCCTGCGGCCCGGAGACGCGGTTATTATCCGCGAAGGGACGTACTACGAACAGGTTAGCCCTGGTACGAGTGGTACAGCAAACAACAGAATCACCATTACCGGTTTTCCCGGCGACAATGTGGTGGTTTCTGGCGCCATTCCGCTTAATGGTACCTGGACCGTTGACGGCAGCACATATCGGCTTGCCTGGCCCCATAACGCACTTTGGAACCGCGTCGTGGCCAACGACCCGTTTGGCCCGGCCCGCCGGCGCGATGTGTTGATTGCCAACGGACAAATGCTTCAAGCTGTTTATTCTCGCGCTGACGTAGTGCCGGGGACGTTCTTCCTTGAAGGATCACCCGGTAACCCGACAACCATGTTTGTACGGTTACCAGGCGATGCCAATCCGAATAATGCCCGGATGGAAACCAGCCTGATGAACCATATTTTCAACCCGTCCAACAACGAACCGAGTTGCCGATTTGGGCAGGTTAAAGGGTACTTCCACCTGATCGGGATCACGTTTCGGCATTCAGCCAACGATGGCCAGATGGGCGCAGTATGTGCCGGCAGTGAAGGCTCTATTATCGAGAATGTTACGGCAGAATGGACCAATGGATCGGGGTTTCTGGTCTCTGGCAAAAACCACGTTTTACGTGGTGTCCGTGCCCTGAATAACGGCATGAGTGGTATCCGCGGCAATGTATGTGACAATTGCCTTGTAGAGCATTCAACAAGCAAATACAACAACTGGAAAGGGTACCTGCCCTACTGGGAATCAGGTGGTGGCAAGTGGCTCTATACCACAAACAGTACTTTTCGGAGCAACGATTTTTCTGAAAATTACGGACCTGGTTTGTGGTTCGATATGGACAACTTCGACAATATCATCGAACGCAACCGATTTGACAGCAATGACGGCGTAAACCTGTTTATCGAATGGCGTAGCAACCGGACCACAATCCGTAATAACGTCTTTACCCGCGCCAGACACGACCGTCCTACGTTTTATGGCTACGGCCTGCTGATTCATGCCTCGCAGGATAACTACGTGCTCTACAACACCTTTATGGGTAATGAAGGCGGCGGCATGCGCATTAAAACAGATAGCCGGCTACAGTCTACGGGTAACAGCTACTACAACAACCTGTTTGTTGCAAACCAGAACATCGTAAAGGGTACCGAGCGCAGA
The genomic region above belongs to Bacteroidota bacterium and contains:
- a CDS encoding right-handed parallel beta-helix repeat-containing protein — protein: MQFQIRVACIVILGWLLPHVSYGQACYLQQDCGPGSLCSGSGTCQPIRSLLDTGSNTVYWVDQQSGNDANSGTEAQPFKSISRAMQANTLRPGDAVIIREGTYYEQVSPGTSGTANNRITITGFPGDNVVVSGAIPLNGTWTVDGSTYRLAWPHNALWNRVVANDPFGPARRRDVLIANGQMLQAVYSRADVVPGTFFLEGSPGNPTTMFVRLPGDANPNNARMETSLMNHIFNPSNNEPSCRFGQVKGYFHLIGITFRHSANDGQMGAVCAGSEGSIIENVTAEWTNGSGFLVSGKNHVLRGVRALNNGMSGIRGNVCDNCLVEHSTSKYNNWKGYLPYWESGGGKWLYTTNSTFRSNDFSENYGPGLWFDMDNFDNIIERNRFDSNDGVNLFIEWRSNRTTIRNNVFTRARHDRPTFYGYGLLIHASQDNYVLYNTFMGNEGGGMRIKTDSRLQSTGNSYYNNLFVANQNIVKGTERRSSEIAFEEHNNVAEARTNKGEGNVFWARNYSEQEYHTFQFRPKNTAGASVVKSSVLTQWQNAAQTDYSSSLAVLSQPHVTDTTDHVEGWRLPENSQFLTRAVSMPANIPAVTTDFDGETRPATGGPVGADIPNGFISGGGGDGGNGGGKGDGGNGGGGNGDGGNGDGGNGDGGNGDGGNGDGGNGDGGNGDGGGGGDTEGIDRVQFVALDIIVRDENVELLWESTSEWDLDSYVLERSTDGVGFQRLGSIEKVPDGPATQQYTFRDADLPISSKNLFYRIRTIYNDRSETVSPVLEVTLGLPEGIRVEQNFPNPARGITRIAYQLDKPSGVHVRLFDILGREVKTLEQLGKPAGFHTIFVDVSELPSGMYFYHFIANGVTVTRSMQVVQ